From a region of the Haematobia irritans isolate KBUSLIRL chromosome 4, ASM5000362v1, whole genome shotgun sequence genome:
- the LOC142234671 gene encoding uncharacterized protein LOC142234671, which yields MMEDTTNNNSIGEVVLNINVTIDTTDKEILTKLSESILTAYRKIAVERIAGDSRTYDLWVKPISGIGENSYGLIMQVCVRECVNATETNNYCDHHREIITILKISPKNPSFRAHSRIADLYKREVFMYETIFKEFRQLSKDLRNDDVQQNGNSGKCQFDNVPELLHTCLDDNDEFIILEDLSQWGYEQNLRTNMPTFELAAATFRSIAKFHAMSFILQAKKPKIFQNLLQPMSDNLFTDNVDPITIEFGKKHIRKTRLMLQQDSYSNPSVAKQIESLQILEDNFKRMCLQCVNGTEISPYAVICHGDFWNNNMMYTKKPSEQETIDAKLIDFQLSRYASPILDLVHYLYTSTDRELRSKHFPELLDIYYNTLTAHIQYYGLNIEDVYPKGIFLQQIKEFGIFGFCMAAFSIPFFISDSTELPDLDEVATAIREISSSEGSEEEKDEEIGNDVVCNDDGLDRAKYDANAKRMELLDEYDLLTERTLPIFKRRMCDIVDDLDKNDMLNILFKLS from the exons ATGATGGAAGATACAACAAACAACAACAGTATTGGTGAAGTAGTATTAAACATTAACGTCACCATTGATACCACCGATAAAGAGattctaacaaaattgtctGAGAGCATTTTGACAGCTTATCGAAAGATAGCGGTTGAGAGAATTGCTGGTGACTCTCGCACATATGATTTGTGGGTAAAACCCATATCGGGTATTGGTGAAAACTCATATGGCCTAATAATGCAAGTGTGTGTTCGTGAGTGTGTAAATGCAACGGAAACCAACAATTATTGTGATCATCATAGGGAAATTATAACCATtttaaaaatatcaccaaagaaTCCTTCATTTCGTGCTCATAGTCGTATAGCTGATCTATATAAACGTGAAGTTTTTATGTATGAAacgatttttaaagaatttcgcCAGCTATCCAAAGATCTCCGCAATGACGATGTCCAACAAAATGGGAACTCTGGAAAATGTCAATTTGACAACGTACCCGAATTATTGCATACATGTTTGGATGATAATGATGAATTTATTATACTCGAAGATCTATCGCAATggggatatgagcaaaatttaCGGACAAATATGCCTACATTTGAATTAGCAGCTGCCACTTTTCGTTCCATAGCCAAATTTCATGCCATGTCTTTTATTCTACAAGCTAAAAAacctaaaatatttcaaaatttactcCAACCAATGAGCGATAATCTTTTTACTGACAATGTGGATCCCATAACAATTGAATTCGGTAAAAAGCATATAAGAAAGACACGTTTAATGCTTCAACAGGATTCATACTCAAATCCCTCAGTTGCAAAACAAATTGAAAGTCTTCAAATATTGGAGGATAATTTTAAGCGTATGTGTTTACAGTGTGTGAATGGAACAGAAATATCGCCTTATGCTGTGATTTGCCACGGAGACTTTTGGAATAATAACATGATGTATACGAAGAAA CCTAGTGAACAAGAGACAATCGACGCCAAGTTAATAGATTTCCAGTTGTCACGATATGCATCGCCCATACTTGATTTGGTTCACTATCTGTACACTAGCACCGATAGGGAATTACGCAGTAAACATTTTCCGGAGTTACTTGATATCTACTATAACACTTTAACGGCACACATTCAATACTATGGTCTGAATATAGAAGATGTCTACCCCAAAGGCATATTCTTGCAGCAAATTAAAGAATTCGGTATATTTGGTTTTTGTATGGCAGCTTTCTCAATACCATTTTTCATATCTGATTCAACTGAATTGCccgatttggatgaagtggCAACAGCAATACGAGAGATTTCATCCTCTGAAGGTTCCGAGGAGGAAAAAGATGAAGAAATTGGGAACGATGTTGTTTGTAATGATGATGGTTTGGACCGAGCAAAGTACGATGCAAATGCAAAACGTATGGAATTATTGGATGAATATGATTTATTGACTGAGCGTACATTGCCCATATTTAAGAGACGAATGTGTGATATTGTTGATGATCTGGACAAAAATGATATGTTAAATATACTTTTCAAATTATCTTAG
- the LOC142235364 gene encoding uncharacterized protein LOC142235364 codes for MTIDDDDMEVAIFVIPDELMPYDILLGRDVLRKSGKRLTIESGVLKVEAATTTRFVIGKNISNEERKVLNHLLMEHKECFAESLEELGRCKSTSMEISVSTDTPIVVLFVKKSNGERRMCTDFRALNAATVEKQYSIPVVEEQLSLLAGNRYFTTLDMTSGYYQIPIKEECKK; via the exons ATGACCATAGACGATGATGATATGGAAGTTGCAATTTTTGTGATTCCTGATGAGCTAATGCcatatgatattttgttgggcAGAGATGTCCTCCGCAAGAGCGGCAAAAGATTGACCATCGAGTCTGGAGTTCTGAAAGTCGAAGCCGCAACAACGACAAGATTTGTCATTGGCAAGAACATCAGTAACGAAGAGAGAAAAGTTTTGAATCATTTGCTTATGGAGCATAAGGAGTGTTTTGCAGAAAGTTTGGAAGAATTGGGACGTTGTAAAAGTACAAGCATGGAAATTTCTGTATCCACAGATACACCGATAGTCG TTTTGTTCGTGAAGAAGTCGAACGGCGAAAGACGTATGTGTACCGACTTTCGTGCATTAAATGCAGCAACGGTGGAAAAGCAATATTCGATACCTGTAGTTGAGGAGCAGTTATCGTTGTTAGCAGGAAATAGGTATTTCACCACACTGGACATGACCTCAGGCTATTACCAAATACCCATCAAAGAAGAATGCAAGAAATAA
- the Su(var)3-3 gene encoding lysine-specific histone demethylase Su(var)3-3: MSNSNTDTGDTVLSNDTPCLTQSPLLQTNDAAPVVRGKLLTNIEPIEVVTLISDDSDTEPSPKRKAAALSNHSNSGASGGIKKYPGDEDSNDAHNDERRMSRRIKPRVDYTNKSTATSTVTDEKPSTPSGGHSSNSHVHINSEKKSDSKSKKSEAVKSPSTKEITDPREAAAAAAEAYKEILTGLEGAAFQSRLPFDKMTSNEAACFPDITKTGLVAQRVFLNIRNRLLQMWIENPKQQLILENALKDMEPPFDSDPNLVKRIHSFLERHGFINFGIFKRLRPIPSKKLGKVIVIGAGISGLAAAQQLQQFGMDVIVLEARDRVGGRIATFRKNNYIADLGAMVVTGVWGNPMTILSKQIGMEMIPIRQACPLYGAGGKPVPKHKDDMVEREFNRLLESASYLSHQLDFNYAGNNPVSLGQALEWIIKLQEKSVKEKQAQYLSQLCEAQKAIIDNQTETSQILSKIRQLKSLHAKLLRSRPQRTEGDSVYAEHEFEIRSTHYEWMKASKQYDELVKQEELLQTKLTELESNPPSDVYLSSKDRQILDWHFANLEFANATPLSNLSLKHWDQDDDFEFIGNHTTVRNGYSCVPIALTEGLDIRVNTAVKAIKYFPTGVEIVTENLKTNNSLVTYKADLVLCTLTLGVLKIATAKEQSQQANTVKFEPPLPDWKQQAIQRLGFGNLNKVVLCFDRIFWDPNTNLFGHVGSTTASRGELFLFWSISSSPVLLALVAGRSAAIMENVSDDVIVGRCIAVLKGIFGNGSVPQPKETVVTRWRADPWARGSYSFVSIGSSGSDYDLLAAPVIPPNPHNPKPNQELDELPRLFFAGEHTIRNYPATVHGAFLSGLREAGRIADYYLGYPEGTPNDIGYSVVEAANTASVGDTVDLVDIAHSSDSFSKTSDDKSNPADSNE, translated from the exons ATGTCGAACAGTAATACCGACACCGGCGATACTGTGCTATCCAATGATACCCCCTGCTTGACTCAGTCCCCGCTACTACAAACAAACGATGCAGCGCCTGTGGTAAGAGGAAAACTCTTGACCAACATTGAACCCATTGAAGTAGTCACTTTGATAAGTGACGATTCTGATACAGAGCCTTCGCCCAAGAGGAAGGCTGCGGCATTATCAAATCACAGCAATAGTGGGGCCAGCGGTGGAATTAAAAAATATCCTGGTGATGAGGATTCAAATGATGCCCATAACGATGAAAGGCGTATGAGTAGACGCATTAAACCCCGAGTAGACTATACAAATAAATCGACTGCAACCTCTACAGTAACAGATGAAAAGCCATCTACCCCATCCGGGGGACATTCGTCGAATTCTCATGTACATATTAACTCGGAAAAGAAATCAGATTCCAAATCAAAGAAGTCTGAGGCTGTTAAAAGTCCCTCAACCAAAGAGATTACAGATCCTCGGGAAGCCGCCGCTGCGGCGGCAGAAGcctacaaagaaattttgactggCTTAGAAGGTGCTGCATTTCAATCCCGCCTACCCTTCGATAAAATGACCTCGAATGAGGCAGCTTGTTTTCCAGACATCACCAAAACAGGTTTGGTAGCCCAACGTGTGTTCCTTAATATAAGAAATCGTCTATTGCAAATGTGGATTGAAAATCCGAAACagcaattgattttggaaaatgcTCTTAAGGATATGGAGCCCCCTTTTGACAGTgatcccaatttggttaaaagaaTTCATTCCTTCCTGGAAAGACATGGCTTTATAAATTTTGGCATTTTCAAGCGATTAAGGCCTATACCCAGCAAGAAACTGGGCAAAGTTATAGTTATAGGGGCAGGTATCTCTGGTTTGGCCGCAGCCCAACAGTTGCAACAGTTTGGTATGGATGTCATTGTATTGGAGGCAAGGGATCGTGTGGGGGGTCGTATTGCCACATTCCGCAAGAATAATTACATTGCGGACTTGGGTGCAATGGTTGTGACAGGAGTATGGGGTAATCCTATGACTATTTTGAGCAAGCAAATTGGTATGGAAATGATACCTATACGTCAAGCTTGCCCCCTATATGGAGCAGGGGGTAAACCagtaccaaaacataaagatgACATGGTGGAAAGAGAATTCAATCGTCTACTAGAATCGGCCAGTTATTTATCTCATCAACTGGATTTCAACTATGCTGGGAACAATCCGGTATCACTGGGTCAAGCCCTTGAATGGATTATTAAACTTCAAGAGAAATCAGTGAAGGAGAAACAAGCCCAGTATTTAAGTCAACTGTGCGAAGCACAGAAAGCCATTATAGACAATCAAACGGAAACATCTCAAATCCTGAGTAAAATTCGTCAGCTGAAGAGTTTACATGCAAAACTGTTACGTTCACGTCCGCAACGTACGGAAGGCGACAGTGTGTATGCCGAACATGAATTTGAAATACGTTCCACCCACTATGAATGGATGAAGGCGTCCAAACAATATGATGAACTAGTAAAACAGGAAGAACTGCTCCAGACCAAGCTTACAGAATTGGAATCGAACCCGCCAAG CGATGTTTATTTGTCATCGAAAGACCGCCAGATTCTAGATTGGCATTTTGCCAATTTGGAATTTGCAAATGCAACTCCATTGAGCAATCTCTCACTCAAACATTGGGATCAAGACGACGATTTCGAATTTATAGGAAATCACACCACCGTACGGAATGGTTATTCATGTGTACCTATAGCATTAACTGAAGGCCTGGATATTCGCGTAAATACTGCCGTAAAAgccataaaatattttcccaCTGGCGTTGAAATTGTCACAGAAAATCTGAAAACAAACAATTCCTTGGTGACCTATAAAGCGGACTTAGTTTTGTGCACCCTTACATTGGGTGTCTTAAAAATAGCCACTGCTAAGGAACAATCGCAACAGGCTAATACTGTGAAATTCGAACCTCCTTTGCCAGACTGGAAACAACAGGCCATACAACGATTAGGATTTGGAAATTTGAATAAGGTGGTCCTATGTTTTGATCGGATCTTTTGGGATCCAAATACGAATTTGTTTGGTCATGTGGGTAGTACAACAGCAAGTAGAGGGGAATTATTCTTATTTTGGAGTATATCATCATCTCCGGTACTTTTGGCCCTTGTAGCAGGTCGTTCGGCTGCCATAATGGAGAACGTGTCAGATGATGTCATTGTGGGACGATGTATTGCTGTACTTAAGGGAATCTTCGGAAATGGTTCTGTGCCGCAACCCAAAGAAACCGTGGTAACACGATGGCGTGCAGACCCCTGGGCTAGGGGCTCATACAGTTTTGTATCTATAGGATCATCTGGCAGCGATTACGACCTTCTGGCTGCGCCCGTCATACCGCCAAACCCACACAACCCTAAACCAAACCAAGAATTAGATGAATTGCCTCGACTTTTCTTTGCTGGAGAACATACCATAAGAAACTATCCAGCCACTGTACATGGTGCTTTCCTCAGTGGTTTAAGAGAAGCTGGTCGTATTGCTGACTACTATTTGGGCTATCCCGAAGGCACACCAAATGATATTGGTTACTCTGTTGTGGAAGCTGCCAACACTGCCTCCGTGGGCGATACcgtcgatttagttgacatagcCCATTCTTCAGATTCCTTTTCAAAGACTTCGGATGATAAATCCAATCCTGCCGATTCCAATGAGTAA